The genome window TCTCTAGCTCTGCCCCATGGCTGCTGGTCCCCCGGGGGGCACAGCCTCTCCCAGCAGAGCCAGCGGAGGTCGGCTGAAAATCCAGAACTCAAAATGTCTGCGTGTCTAAAGGGTGACTCAGTTAAAATTGAAAGACAGTGTGGGTCGCATCATTCTGGGACGTTCCTGCCATTTTCTTCTTCACATGGCACAGAACTGGCGGGAAGTTTTAGGAAAGAGCATTTGGCTTGAACACAGCACTCGACCACCACCCACATCCAGAGCCCTGGTCCTTGCAGACCTGGTCCCTGCCAGCTGTGCGCCCTGGGGACTGGCAGACGCTCTCTGGGCCATTTCCCCAACTGCACATGGGTCTTGGGTGGGCTTCTCCAAAGCTGCAGAAGGAAGTGGGGCCACACAGGGGCATCCTTAGTGGGCAGGAAGCAGCCTGTCCCCCAGGGAGGCCTGTCCGTCTTGTCAGGTCTGATAGGCAGAGACCCCTCCCAGCCCCGAGCACCAGATGGCAGACAGACGGGGCATGCGGCCTGGCTCTGGAGCCTGCCCGCCCACTGGCGGCAGACACATGTCCACATCCAGGGTGGACTCTGGACCTGCCATTGCTGTCTGGGTGTCAGGGAGGGATGGGGCATGAAGTCCTAGGAGACTGTGCTCTCCTCTGGGAACACTTCCACCTCTCCCTGGAGCCAGTGGCAGGGAAGTGGGGGCTGGATGAATGTTTTACCAGCAGAGAATCCCCTGTGGGCTGGCCAGGCCCTTCTgggtctccccacccctgctgctctCTCCCTGGCCTGCCTCTTACGTCTGACTGCATGACCAGCTCATCCCTTTGTTCCTGTCCTGCTCAGGGCAGCCTTTCTGGATGCCATGCATCACACTGACAGAGGTGGGGGCTAGCGCACATGGTGGCCCCACTGTGCTCCGTTGGCAGGGCAGGGCTGAAAATCTGAATTgctaccaggtccaggtgatgccgaTGCTGTTGGGGGACGCTTGTTCTAACAAGGCCCCTGCAGGCAGTCTGTGCACTCACCTTAGGGCCTCTGGGAATCTCTGGAATCAGAGGAACCACCACCCCCTCAacccctggggctggggcaggaccTCACATCTAGAGCCATAGTGGGCTTCCATCAGGAAGGGTGGAGCATCTGGGGGCAGCCACCGGCATCTCTCCTGCATGAGGGGTGCAGTTgctcctctctgcttctccaggTGAGAGGGCAGTCCCTAGACTGGCTGTCCAGCTGCCTCCTGTACTTCCTGTTGGGTGGTTCCCTGATTTTGGCAGCTGGTGTCCCAGTTGCTTCACTGAGAATGGGCACCAGCCACGGGAGAAGCGTGTGCACGCAGGGAGGGACCATCAGTGAGCACGGGGCAAATGTGTCAGAGCACCTGGCCCCTACCTGCAGGAAGCAGTCTTGTTTCCCAGGGTGGGCCTCAGCTCCCCCACCTAGGAAACTGGAAACGGGTGTAAGGACAGGAGGACAGGGAGGGTCAGGAGGTGCTGGACAGGAACGTGTCAGAGACCAGGGGAGGGAGTGAGCCCCACACAGGCCTTCCAAAGTAGAGAAGGGCCTGGGGCCAGTTGGCACGCCTCCCCCCAGGGCCACCTGCAGTGCATCAGTGAGCCCAGGCAGAGCCGTTAGGAAGCAGGGAGAGGTCATGTTTGTCTGAAACACATCATGGGGGGGCCGACCTTGGCCCCAGCTTGGGGGACTCCTCTGCGAGTCAGAGGCTGCTCTGAGCAAGGCAACCACAGGCCCATAGGTAGGGGTGGGGCATAGGCCCCTGGGATGGGCGGAAGCACCAGGGGCAGCAGTGTGGGTATGAGATGGGCTTGATGGTGCCGCTGGTGGGCTCGGTGCAGGCTGTCATTCCCAGGGCCGCGAGGCTGTGGGCAGTGTGGCCCACCGGAcgccctcccagccctgccttgctggctcagcagttgagttctGCGTGATCCAGCTGCTCACAGGCGGGAAGGACAGCTCCTGTCCCCAGCTGGGCCTTGAAGTCTTCCCAGCTCACAGCTGGCAGTCAGGCCACCTCGGTACCAGAAAAGACAAGACAGGTGGCTGCTCCTCTGTGGCTGAACAGCTAGATGGCAGCGTCCTCTGCTGGCCTCTCTCCAGCCTGCGGGGGGCACGACCAGGCAGTCTGCTCAGAGATGGCAGTGTGTCCTCTGCAAGGCTGGGTGTGTTGCTGCAGGAACCCTGGGTCTCGCACTGGAGTGGCGACGGCACTGGAGGGGCAGGAACACTTGTTCttgtcctgtgaggccccagCTGTGGGCCTCACATGCCAGCGGCTGTCAGAGCACCAGGGCCCAGGCCACTGTCCACAGGGTGCTCGTGGGCAGTAGCAGTGTGGCTGCCAGCAGCGGGCCTGAGGCCtttgggggaggagaggcaggggaagTGCAGGAGCAGACCTCGAAACTGTCCTCTGGGCGGCTCTGGCTGTGCTGTCCCGGCCGGGCGTGGGCCCCAGCTTCTCCGCCTGCACCCTCTGGGTCTGCCTGCAGGTCTCTGCAGACCAGCCAGTCCCGCGCTGTGGACTGTGGGTACCCGGGCGCCACCTCCAGCTCGCTGTCCAGCACTTTCCAGTACTCCTTGCCGCGGAAGAAGTAAGCAGCACCTGGGAGAGAAGAGGGCATGAGCTGCGGGCAGGCTGGCTAGCAGGAGCATGAGGGAGCAGTGTGGGCCAGCAGGGAAGCAGAACAGCTTATACCAAAGTCAGTCTGTCTCAGCCCCAGGGAGCCATCCGTGGGCACCCGGGGCCTCCCAGTCCTGGGCAAGCTTGGGGGGCTGCCAGGAGGCTGGAGGTTGGATGAGATGACCTCTCGGTTTCTCTATTACAGGATATTTACTGAGgggctactatgtgccaggctgttTTAAGAGTTGGGGACGGagctttgaaaacagaaaagaaacatgtGGCCCCCATCAGctgccctgggggagggaggcGTATTCTTCCCTCTTCCAGGTGGAGCTGCACCATTTGGGCCTGAAGCAGGTGAGGGACGGGCCATGCAGATGTCTGGCTGTGTCTGAGGGATGCagggcaggtgcaaaggccccgGGCACATGAGGCAGCAGGAGGCCACACACAGTGGTGACCCCGGCATGtcagtggcagggaggggcacaggTGTGTACAGCGGCTCCTGGGTCCTCCCAATCAGTCTGCTTTGACCCCCATTCCACAGGTGGGGAGACTCAGGTGGTGTGGGGCTCACCGTCGGACCAGCACATGGCGTCATCGAGCGTGCTGGGGATGCCCCTCCacggggggctgcgggcggggtgGCCGGGGTCCATGCGCCGTGTGTGCTCATCAAAGCGCCAGTACAGCTGGTCCTTAAAGAAATAAGTCTTGTCATTGTGGGACCAGGAGAAGGCCGCGTCGACGCCGCCTGGCGGGAGGCCGAAGTCTGAAACGGGCCGCGGGTATCCTTCCTCTACGTTATTGTCCTTAAATACCCAGTATCTGTCTCCTGGGGGTGAGAGAGAGCGCCGTGGGCCAGAGCTCAGCCCACCCTGCAGGGCAGAGGCTCCAGCCATTCCTCTCCATCAGCCACCCAGTGCCGTCACCCCAGCCCCGCGGAAccccggggcctcacgtgtatttactgagcacctgctctgggccTGGCATGGGGTCAGCCCTCAGCCAGCAGCCTGAGAACCCATGTTCCGATGAGGCACCTGCTCCACGGACAGGGAGTGGGTGCCAGGCCCCCGGGAGGCCGCTGTGCTGCTCTGCCTCACCCACTGCTGCCACAAGGCGGAGGCAGGGAAGGCACTCGCCAGGGCCTGAAGTGACAGGCACATCCACACCTTTGTCAGCTTTTACACAGaagcaaatatttagaaattacaaGAACATCAAACTCGTatgtaaggtaaaaaaaaaacaaaaaaaaacaatggggTAAGATAGTTTTCAGGTCTATCCTTGGCTGCGCCTGGCAAACATCACTACACTGATCTGCGACATAAGTTCCCGCACGTGGCATCACATCCTCTCCTGTGGTGGGACAAGGAGCAGCCGGTCTGACAGGGgactgggagagagaggggaggggggggtgtggagagggagagaggggcagtggggagaaggggagggtagaagggggaggagagggagaggaagggggagggaaaggggaggaggagggagggagggagggggagaggaggcagaAAACCTTAAAGATCTTTTGCTGACTAAGgattgaacaaacatttctccaagaagacactcaaatggccaacaggcaacATGCATGATGCTCAATGTCCCTAATCAGGGAATcgcaatgagatatcatctcacacccaCTAGAACGGCCACTATCAAAACCCCCGATGagaccaagtgttggcaaggatacggGGAGATCTCCATAGGCGGGGATGTAAAACGGGGTGGCTGCTGTGGAAAAGTCTGGATGGTCCTGAAAATACCAGACACACAGGATCCAGTGAACCCACTTGTGGGCAGACACACAGAAGACCCGAAGGCAGGTCTTAAAGGGTTACTAGCACCGCAttcacagcagcatcattcacaacagccaagtGGCAGGAGCGAGCAGGTGTCTGCCGGCAGGCGGTGCACAGGCAGGATGGGGTCCATCTATGTGAGAGGATTCAGTCTCTGGAGGGCAGGACGCTGGGATGCTGGTCACAACGTGGACGAATGTCGGGACGCGATGTCAAGGAGACTGAGCCATCACAGGACATGTGCGGCAGGTTTCCATGTCTATGAGGCCCCCAGCCCAATCCACAGAGAGTAGATGGTGGGTGCCACAGCCCGGGGGGTCGGTGTTGACTGGAGACAGTTTCCATTTGGAACAATGGACACATCTTGGAGGTAGACGGAGGTGGCAGCAGCACACAGTGCGAATGTGCTTTATGCCCCTGAACTACAGGCTGAGAAGTGATTAAGAGAGcaaatttttatgttgtttttttttttaaccacaattaaAAGTAAACATAATTGTTAGAAATCCTTTGCCAGAGACAGGAAAGGACTGGAATGCCCGAGTGGGTGGGAAGCAAGCGGCAGCACACCCGTACAGGGGACCCCCAAACAGCCAAGGGTGAGGAGGCTGGTGGTGCCCAGAACCAAAAGAGCAGGAGGTATTGAGCCTGTCCCGCGATGGTGAGAACCTGAGAAATCTGGCAGGTCCACTTGCCCAGGTGAGCACAGGGAACGGTGCCAGACAGCTCCTGCCCGGGGCAGGGCGGCTCGGGACACGTCCCTCCTCGGCATTGCTGCTGAATGTGCAAGAGCAGAAGTCGCTCGGGAGAAGCCGCTGGGGCACCTGCCCAAGGCGTGCTGGCCTGGATGCTGCCAACACGCCCAGGGAGGCCAGATGCTGGCAAAGGGTCCCGGCAGTGGCCACTGCCTCGGAGCCagttgaggaagacacaggcCTGGAACCGTCCAcgggaaagaaggaagcaaatgTAGCAAAGTGTGAACAAGGGGTGAAGCTGGGTGACAGGTTTTTGCAGTTTTCCTGGGAGTCAGAAATGACTCTTCAGGATAAAGGTTTGAGGAAGGAGGCAGCTCTTTATGCGTGACTTGGAACTGGCTCCTAGCTCTCTTGAGTGCAGGGGCGTACTGGCCCACCTGTGCACACCTTCTTTCCAAGATGCACTGCCCCATTGGGGGAGGCCGATGTCAAGCACACACGGCATGAGAGTCCAAACAAAATATCTGTCAGAATGTGTGCCattcttttagttttgcttttttgaagGTTGAAATAACAGGTGCCATGTATGGGGAGCCCCCGTGTGTCAGGTTCCTGATGCCCCAGGGACGGGGACCAGACCCACTGGCACCAGTGGTGATGACTGGTCACCTCGCTAGCTCACAGCGGACAGGTGCCTGACCCTGAGCAGAGGCTGGCAGGTGACGTGAATGAACACAAGAAACACAAGGAATAATCTTGACCTCCTCAAAGAAACAGGGTCCACTGTGTTGGTTCAAAGAGCTGCTGTGGTGGGTTACACATGTGCCCCAGACTCACATCCACTTGGACCTTGGAGTCGGACTCATGTAGAAAGAGGATCTTTGCACATGAAATTGGTTAAGAAATCATGCTGCAGCAGGGTGGGCCCCACATCCGCTAGTGGGGTCCTTATTAGGACGAGGACACGCATATGTTGAaacacacagagggaagcagcccgggggggggggtgtcacagGCTGGCTGGAGGCAGGGGGACAGTCTCCCTTGCTCAGAAGGAAGCAGCCCTGTGGCCCCTGGGTCTGGGGCCTCAGGTCTCTAGGCTGAGAGAGAATAAACCCCACTGTTTCATGCCAGCTTCTCTCCCCACCTGATGGGACATAGGCACGGGAAGGGCTGCCAGGCTCCAGCTCTGGGGACATGAGATGGGGTGGCCCAACCTGCTCCAGCAGCCCCTGGCGTGCAAACAGCACAGGCCCCAAGTACCATGCCCTCTGCAAATTCCATGCTGGAGCCATGGGGTCTTACAGTTTTCAAATGTTGAGAAAGAACCCAAATCTAGAAGACCCTGCCTTGCAGGGCCCACTCCCATGCCCACAGCCTCGGGCAGCAGGCCTGGGAGGCAGTGGTGGAGGAGGCACAGTGTGTGGCTCCTGGGGTCCCACCGTGAGAAGGGGTCAGCCTCTAGACCCCGCACAAGTCAGGGCAGGACAGTGGCTTCACTGGGGAGTTGAAGACTCAGTCACCCCAAAACACAGTGAGGGGAGGCTCACGGCCCCTGAAACCTGCAGGGCTCAGCGCCACTCTGTCTCCTGCTGCAGGCTCCGCATCCTGCCAGCTCCCCAAGAGCAGGAAGTGTCTCCTCTGGCCCAGTGCAGGAACAGTGCAGGGTGTGGAGGGTGGAATGATGCCCTGTGACCAACAGACCTGTCAAACCCAGCTCATGCCCTCCTTGAGGCTCTTGGCCCTCTGCATGCCTGACTGGCCTAGCACCTTTGCACGGGCAGTTCCCTCTGTCTGAAACACTGCTCCCTCAGCTCGCTCTGAAACCGACTCCCTCACTACACACAAGTGCGAGCCGTGGCTCCTATGGGAATGAGGGCAGGAATTTTTGCTCATGTTGCCCACTGTGTACCCACAATGCCTACCATGGTTCAAggacacagtaggtgctcaataaatacacgCTGGTGGAGCACACAGTTGAGTGAGCTGCCCTGTGTTCTGGGCTTGGAGCAACCACAGACTGGACTCCAGTGCAGAGGCATGCTGAAGGGGGCCCAGGGTGTGTAGGCTGAGGCCCCATCAGCGATACAGGTGGAGTGCCCGGGGGGCCTGCCCACCTTTGAAGAAGACGATCTTGTGGTCACTGGTGCGCTCGTACACAGCGTCCACGCTGTCCAGCTGCAGCGGCAGGCCCCGCCAGAAGCGGTGCATCTGTGCCGGCTGCAGTGACACCAGGTGCCCATCCCGGGTCAGCCGCCAGAAGTACTTTCCTGGGGGAACAGAGAGGGGGTGCGGCTGCAGGGGGCCAGCCTGCGGCCCAGAGGGGGCTGCCCTTCCGGCCATTAGTGGCTCGCTGGACCGGGTGGGCATTACCTTTGAAAAAAAAGGCCTCGCCGCGGATCTGGGCCACCGCGTCGAAGTCGGTACTGCATCGGTGAGGCACATCCTTCCTGGgcctgggggcagagagagatggaagcTGGGGGCAGAGACCCGGGGGGCTGGGAGGGACCCCCCCACAAGCCACTGTGAGGAGCTGTGCTTCACAAAACCCCGGAAGGAGCCCCCACGTCCCTGCCTGCAAGTTCAGAGCTGCAGGGCCACGGACGCAGGTGAATTAGGAGTCCCTTCCTGTCAGTCAACCCTACTTCTATTacagaacaaaaatcaaaagccCGAGTGCCTCTCCCACAGCCCAGGGTGGCCGAGGCAGTGTGGAGGGAGTGGAGCGTCAGGGAGCATCACACGGCGGTGTGTGGGACAAAGGACGAGGGGAATCCATAGCTTCACAGCCCGGGCCAGGGAAGCAGGTGCCCCTCCACAGcctgggtggggcgggggagcTGGTGGCCCTCCGCGGCCTGGATGGGTGGGGGGTAAAGGAAGTCAGACTCAGGCTCAGCCCAGAGCCATGCCTTCCTCAGAAGAGCATGGAGGCTCTGAGccactgtggggggggggggggcacgtgCAGACCAGGGCCCGTGGCTTACAGGGTGCTAGAACGGTTGTTGGGGGGCTCTGGCAGGAGCGGGGGCTCCTTGGGCTCTGGGGTGTCCGGCTGCGCCGTGGGGGACACAGACTCCCGCACACCTGTGGAGACAGAGGTAGGCTGCACTGGGCTTGTGGACGGGCCCCCCAGCCAatccccccagcctccctgggacCCCCAACGTGGAACTATGGCCACTGGGTGCCAGGGTGTCCACATGTCCTACAGCCAGAGCATTGCCGCACAGGGAGGAGACACAGGCCCCGATCCCTCCTTGACCTGCAGGCGTTAAATGAGGTtgcccccttcccccaaccccaaaaAACCAAACAGGCGTTCCAACCAAAACCTGTCTGTGACTGTGAACAGGACTCTTCACAGCAGCCAAAAGGTGGAATGCCCTCAGTGTCCACCAGATGGGCAGGCAGATAAAATTGCTCccacagagaggaaggaagaacagCCATGGGACATGGGCAGGACATGGCAGCCTCAGAACAGGGCACTTGGTGacaaaagccagacacaaaaggccatttGGTGTGCAATCCCATTTGCATGACAAGTCCAAAGAGGCACACCATGGAGACAAACAGAAAGGTGGATGATGGctgctgggggatggggtggggaagaagaaTGTTCTGGAACCGGGTGAAAGTGGCAGATGGGCAGCACTGTGAATATGGTAAATGCCACACCAGCGGTCATAGCCTGAGGCTATCTGGGGCCGCCTGGGATTGGAGGCTCTGGGGCAAGATCTGCTAAAAGGCCTGCGGGGCCagcatccagggatcctgggacagACCACCTATTCACTCACCCCGCACATTATGGGGTAGCTAAGGTGAGCCATGCAGGGTCTAGACGCTGAGCGCTAAggtgaacaagacaggaaaagcCCTTTTCCCCCAGGATCTGTCCCTAACCTCAGGGTGACCTGTGCCTGACTTTGAGGGGAAAGACTCACCGTACAGCTGCCAGATGCGCACCCTGTCCTCATAGGGGAGCCTGTAGTGCAGTGGATCGCCCACTGGGCCCTGGTAGTAGGGCTGCATGATAGAGCTTGTGGCTGCCACGTGGCTCAGCCCAATGGCATGGCCGAACTCGTGCACGGCCACTGCGAACAGGTCCATGTCATGGGCATCTGGGAACACAGGGGGCCAATGGGTCAAGGGAGGGACCACAGCTGGTCAGGCACACAGGCTGGGGCACCCACAGGGAGGGAGGTATGATGGGTATGGGTATACTGCCCTGGTCACCTCGGAGGCCCTGGTCCTAGACAGACGGATTCTGTGTGGTCACTCAGGGCTGTCCACTTCCTGCCAAGGTCCCTGTGGGGTCTACGAGAGCTTCTTGGACCCTGGGGTCCCCCCATGGCAAAGTGCCTAGAGGCTCTGCGGGGTCACTGCTGGCTCCTCAGGCTGGAATGGGCTCCCCGGGCTGGAGTGTGGAGTGACCCCACACAGGCCCCCATCTCTGGCCCACATCCATGCTTTGGGCCCAGGGGCCGTGGCTTCGTGAGCAGTGAATGAGGGCGCGAGGGTGTGAAGGCCTGCAGAGGCCTCCCGGGAGCAGGTAAGGACGAGCCTGGCTCAGCCCTGCAGGGGGAACACCTGGAGCCATGGCAGCTCTCATCCCGGGCAAGGCCATGCGGTTCTTCATCCTGCGGGGCTGGAGGGGCCCTGTGACTCCGTAGCAGCCGACGCACCTGACGAGCGGAAGGCCCAGGACTCATCATCATCGAAGTGGGCATCCCCCGCAGTGTGGTGGTCGCCAGGGAAGAAGGCATGGGCCACCGTGCCGCCTGGGCCATCGAAAGGGTAGGCGTCGTTGTGGTCAGCCTTGGAGAAGTCGATCTGGATATCCGCCGCACTGCCTGCCACCTCATGGAAGTTGAGGGGCGTGATGTCACTCCAGACTTTGAGGGCGTAGTGCATGAGTGCCCGCACCGTGTCCGGGCCCAGGGGTGAGTCCCGAGGGAATGTGCGGACCCTACGGAGTGGTGTCAGAGTCTGAGGTCTGCCCACCCGGCGCAGGCTGTGTCCccgccccaggctgccctgtgctcctgggcacATCCCTCCCCAGGGTCTCCCTCAAGGGCCTTATTGGGAAACGGGGTTTGGGGGATGCAGTTAAGGTTTGAGAGGAGGCCTCCTGAGTGGGGTAAGGTGTCCTCGGAGGACACAGTAGGGGACACAGAGGCGGCTATGTGAGGGTGGACGCAGGGACTGCAGCAGTGGATCAGAGGCTGCCAGTGGCACTCCAAGCACAGAGGCCGGAGGTGTACTCTGGCCtgagaagaagccagacacataaTGCCAGCACCTGCAACTTCTGGCCTGCAGGTGCAGCCCGCCCACCCACCTCCAGGACAAGCTCCTCTTGTGCCACGTGGTGGGAGCTGGAGCCTGGCGCCTCCTTCGAGCTGGGGCCGCAGCCgggaggtcagggagggaacACCGAGGGGTCTTCATCAGCGCCAGGGTAGCCACATCTACAGGGGTGTGGGGGTGGTCAGGTCCCCTAGAGCTGGCACCAGGCTCTAGCCCtgtgccccatccccaccccagatCTGGTGGAGACCAGGCCCAGAGCTCCAGGCATGCCAGGCCTCACTGCTATGGGTATGGCCACCATCAGGACAAGGGTCATTCAAAGCATTTACTAACTACAGCAGGGCCTGGGCCAGAGTGGTCATGGGTGGGGCCCTGGCCACCGGGAGCAGCAGGGCCACAACCTGCAGCCAGCGCTGCCAATTCTTCCTGGAGTTCACAAGACACACAACTCTTCCAAGGCCTGGGGACAGACGTGCTTCATCAGCCCACAGGGAGGTCTCTACAAACCTGGGACTTGTTGCCAATGTGTAAAAGGTGGGGTGCTCACATAAACACCCCAGATTTCTGGTTTCCAGTGGAAAGCTGTAGGTTTTGGCGGCACAGATCTGCCACTTCCATGGGATAAGAATCAACCAGGACCTCCATGGGCACAAAGGCTTGAGACCCTGCTGTATGGTGTGGAGATGGATCTGGGCACAGctggcaccccccaccccccactgtgCCCACTTCTGGGTTGGGGAGCATGCCGATGGGACCCTATGTGGCGGGAACCCTTGGGCCCCAGGGACACCAGGCCTATCCTTCACTCCATCCCCACAAACAAGCTGGATAGGGCAAAGGGCCCCAGAGGGcagtcagggtgggggtgggggagttagGGGATACCAGGTTTCCCTGGTCGTGGAGTGGGGAGCACCCATGTCCTGCCACCTGGAGGACTGACCCAGGATGCCGGTGGCCTCCAGACCTCCAAACCGCTGCATGGCAGCAATGGCCTTGGACAGTTCCTCCTGTGTCTGCAGCTGCCCAGTTGTGGAGTCTGCTGGGGGCAGGTAGCCGAATCTGCTCAGCCACTCCTGAAAGCAGAGAGCAGCGTGAGGCGTGCAGGTGGGGGGCTCGGCCCTACAAGAAGAGCTGCCTGCCCTTGAGGTGAGGGGCAGGCCTCTTCTGGCTCTGGTCACCACTAGCCCCAGTCCCCCAGTAGCCCACACGGCACCTTGTGCCCCCTTCTTTAAGCTACTTTATAGGCAGGTGCTGGAGAACCATTTTAATAAACCCGATGTCCCTTAGAAGGGGTAAGCTTAAGCAGTGTACAATCTGTACAAGTGCTCACAGCAGCCTGTCCTGCCTCACTTCTCCTGAGCCAGGAGcgaaagtgaaattttaaaaaggttattaTTACATGTGACAAGTGCCAAATTCAGGCCCTGAGCTGCCCTGCCTGGGTGCCAATCCCACTTGGCACCTACTTGCTGTGCAACCAGGACAGCACAGTCCCTCCACCCCTCTGGGCCATGTCCTTGCCTGCGGGTACGAGGATAGCATGAGTTAGAATGTGGACAATGCTCCCTCCCATTGGCACCTGACACAGGTGCTCTAGAAGGCATGTGTGACGTTGTCAGGGGACGTCTGGGGTcccctgagccaaccaggaagGAGGACTGAAAGATGACCCTTCCCAAGCTCCTttcccctgggggggggggccccGAGGACAGACGGCAGTGCTGACACCGTTCTTTGGGGACAGCCTTAGCTTTGTTTTCTCCAACCACGAAATGGTCAGTGCTCACGCCCACTCCCTGGGCTGTGTGACAGTCCCATGAAAGCCCCAGGCCATGTGGACAGTGGCTGGGCTCAGCAGTGAGGGAGGACCCGCAGGTGAGTGGGGGGCAAGGTTGCAGGAATTCCACGAGCCCCTTATCTCCCAGGCCTAGCTCCCAAAAAGGTAGCAACCTGCAGACCTATTTGTTTTTTAGTGGACATTTAAGAAACTCCTTGGTTCGTTTATGTCATCCACAGGGCCCCCAGAAGCTTCTGTGTTTGTAGCCCCTGTCATAGGACCCCTGCCCTGGGGGATCTGCCCCGAcagggggcacagcaggtgcTTGGTGGGAGGGGGTCTATCCTCCTGGAATTCTTAGGAGCTTCAATTGACCAGGAGGGGCCACCTTGATGATTTACATATAATTTGCATTCTCCTGCAGAGAACCAGCTAGATTCCTCCCTTTCTGGGGAAACAGAGTCTTTCCTGGGGTTTCTCTTCCTTTACCCCCCTCAAACCCTT of Canis lupus baileyi chromosome 27, mCanLup2.hap1, whole genome shotgun sequence contains these proteins:
- the MMP17 gene encoding matrix metalloproteinase-17 isoform X3; the protein is MGRRAAPGPGPPPPWPRPRLPPLPWLLLALATRGGWGAPAPRAEDLSLGVEWLSRFGYLPPADSTTGQLQTQEELSKAIAAMQRFGGLEATGILDVATLALMKTPRCSLPDLPAAAPARRRRQAPAPTTWHKRSLSWRVRTFPRDSPLGPDTVRALMHYALKVWSDITPLNFHEVAGSAADIQIDFSKADHNDAYPFDGPGGTVAHAFFPGDHHTAGDAHFDDDESWAFRSSDAHDMDLFAVAVHEFGHAIGLSHVAATSSIMQPYYQGPVGDPLHYRLPYEDRVRIWQLYGVRESVSPTAQPDTPEPKEPPLLPEPPNNRSSTLPRKDVPHRCSTDFDAVAQIRGEAFFFKGKYFWRLTRDGHLVSLQPAQMHRFWRGLPLQLDSVDAVYERTSDHKIVFFKGLCLPQLAPRQWPLPGPFASIWPPWACWQHPGQHALGRCPSGFSRATSALAHSAAMPRRDVSRAALPRAGAVWHRSLCSPGQVDLPDFSGSHHRGTGSIPPALLVLGTTSLLTLGCLGVPCTGVLPLASHPLGHSSPFLSLAKDF
- the MMP17 gene encoding matrix metalloproteinase-17 isoform X2, producing MGRRAAPGPGPPPPWPRPRLPPLPWLLLALATRGGWGAPAPRAEDLSLGVEWLSRFGYLPPADSTTGQLQTQEELSKAIAAMQRFGGLEATGILDVATLALMKTPRCSLPDLPAAAPARRRRQAPAPTTWHKRSLSWRVRTFPRDSPLGPDTVRALMHYALKVWSDITPLNFHEVAGSAADIQIDFSKADHNDAYPFDGPGGTVAHAFFPGDHHTAGDAHFDDDESWAFRSSDAHDMDLFAVAVHEFGHAIGLSHVAATSSIMQPYYQGPVGDPLHYRLPYEDRVRIWQLYGVRESVSPTAQPDTPEPKEPPLLPEPPNNRSSTLPRKDVPHRCSTDFDAVAQIRGEAFFFKGKYFWRLTRDGHLVSLQPAQMHRFWRGLPLQLDSVDAVYERTSDHKIVFFKGDRYWVFKDNNVEEGYPRPVSDFGLPPGGVDAAFSWSHNDKTYFFKDQLYWRFDEHTRRMDPGHPARSPPWRGIPSTLDDAMCWSDGAAYFFRGKEYWKVLDSELEVAPGYPQSTARDWLVCRDLQADPEGAGGEAGAHARPGQHSQSRPEDSFEVCSCTSPASPPPKASGPLLAATLLLPTSTLWTVAWALVL
- the MMP17 gene encoding matrix metalloproteinase-17 isoform X1; protein product: MGRRAAPGPGPPPPWPRPRLPPLPWLLLALATRGGWGAPAPRAEDLSLGVEWLSRFGYLPPADSTTGQLQTQEELSKAIAAMQRFGGLEATGILDVATLALMKTPRCSLPDLPAAAPARRRRQAPAPTTWHKRSLSWRVRTFPRDSPLGPDTVRALMHYALKVWSDITPLNFHEVAGSAADIQIDFSKADHNDAYPFDGPGGTVAHAFFPGDHHTAGDAHFDDDESWAFRSSDAHDMDLFAVAVHEFGHAIGLSHVAATSSIMQPYYQGPVGDPLHYRLPYEDRVRIWQLYGVRESVSPTAQPDTPEPKEPPLLPEPPNNRSSTLPRKDVPHRCSTDFDAVAQIRGEAFFFKGKYFWRLTRDGHLVSLQPAQMHRFWRGLPLQLDSVDAVYERTSDHKIVFFKGHHSTLHTLHCSCTGPEETLPALGELAGCGACSRRQSGAEPCRTSCTGALMSTHGAWTPATPPAAPRGGASPARSMTPCAGPTVLLTSSAARSTGKCWTASWRWRPGTHSPQRGTGWSAETCRQTQRVQAEKLGPTPGRDSTARAAQRTVSRSAPALPLPLLPQRPQARCWQPHCYCPRAPCGQWPGPWCSDSRWHVRPTAGASQDKNKCSCPSSAVATPVRDPGFLQQHTQPCRGHTAISEQTAWSCPPQAGERPAEDAAI